The DNA sequence ATGTAGACTTACTTCCCATCATTATAGGAGCATCAATTCCACCAGCGACTAACAGATAGGCTCTTGCTCCTTCAATTGGTTTTCCAAAATGGAGCTTTTCTCCTTTATGCAGCTTTACCGTTTTCCACATTCGTATTGGTTTATCATCAATCATCGGTGATAAATTGGCACCTGTTATTACGATATGTGTATCATTTAAAACGTGTAGGCTAGGACCAAGCATCGTCATTTCTAGGCCCGCTGCATTGCGGTCATTTCCGAGGAGCAGATTTCCGATTTGAAAGGAAAGGTCATCCATCGCTCCAGAAGTAACGATTCCAAAACGCTTATAGCCCTCTCTCCCTAAATCTTGAATCGTTGTATGCAAGCCAGGTTCTATTACTTCGAAAACATTCATCATCTACCCCCCCGGATAGCTTACAGTAATTCCTGCCCGTTTTAAAGCAACACGTAAATGTTGTACAAATATCAATGCATGTTCCCCGTCACCATGAACGCAAATACTGTCTGCCTGCACCGGGACTTCAGATCCATCAACAGCTAGTACAGTTCCGTTTTTGACCATCGAAATGACTTGCTGTATTGCCTTTTGTGGATCTTCTATCGTCGCTTGTGGATGACTTCTAGGTGTTAATGTGCCGTCTGCATTGTACGTTCTATCTGCAAATACTTCCTCTACTGTTTTCAAGCCAATCCTTTCGCCTTCCTTAATTAAAGCACTTCCAGATAAGCCGAATAAATAAAGGCTTGGATTCGTATCTCTTACCGCTTTTGCAATTGCACTAGCTATTTGTTCGTCGTTTGCCGCCATATTATACAGAGCCCCATGTGGTTTCACATGGTTTAGAGAGTGTTGGAAAAGCTGCGCAAAGCCTTGGACTGCATTCACTTGATAAACAACCATATTATACACATCATTCGGTGTGACATCCATCTTTCTTCGGCCAAACCCGACGAGGTCAGGAAGTCCTGGATGTGCACCTAGTGCGACACCGTTTTTTACAGCTTCCTTTACTGTTTCAAAAATGACGTTATGATCGCCGGCGTGGTAACCACAGGCAATATTTGCTGATGTAATATACTGTAGAATTTCTTTATCATTTCCTATCTTATAAGCACCAAAGCTTTCCCCTATATCACTATTTAAATCGACTATTCGCTTCACAAATCGTCCACCCTTTCATGTAAAATAGCTGGACTATATTCACCCTTTTCCCATGCTTTTTTAATCGTATCATATTCTGTTTCTGAAACGGCTTTAAACACGAGATAGTCTCCTGCCTTCACAAGAGTAGGATCTTTTATGGTTGGATTAAATAAAGAAACAGGTGTACGCCCGATAATTTGCCAACCACCCGGACTTTGGATAGGGTATATTCCTGTTTGTTCACCTGCAATACCGACGGATCCTGCTGCTACACTTCTCCGTGGCTTCGTTTTCCTCGGAGTAGCTAACTGCTTGTTCATACCACCTAAATAAGGGAACCCAGGTAAAAAACCGACCATGTACGTTAAATAGTTTCGTTTTGTATGCATTTCTATCACTTTCTCACAAGTAATAGCGTGATAGTTAGCAACGTAGTCAAGGTCAGGTCCTTTCTCTCCACCATAACAAACAGGAATGATTACTTTTTTCCTTTCAAGATAGGCTGGGCTTTTTAGTGTATTCATTTGGTTTTCTATTTCATCTATTAAATGTAAGTAGCTAATCATAAGTGGATTATAGTAGATTGTTAGCGTTGTATATGCTGGGACTAGCTCAATAACGCCTTTCATTTTTAACGTTGAAAAGGCGCTAGCCAATCGATGAACACGACTATTTATTTCTGGTGAGATTGTTTTTCCAATCTCTACCCGTATTGCTTTGTCACCAAGTGGCATAACATCATAAGAAAACACTCTTCTCCCCTCCTTGTTGACATCCTCCCTCACCTACCGTTCACGCGCTTGAGGAAAATTCTTCTCACCCAAAACCAATAAAAGAGTACTTTAGAGCAAGCTCCAAAAGGTAAAGGGCGACCTTTTGGGCAATGGCTTCGCCTTTTGCTTCGAGCAAGCTCCAAAAGGTAAAGGGCAACCTTTTGGAGCTTGCTCTTATATTTTTCGCATTTTGATTGATTCGACGAGGTGGTGGTCTCCTTTTGATAGGATGAGATCGGAACGATAGCGTGTCGGTAATATATTCTCGTGTAGGTTAACTTTGTTTATCGTGTCCCATATGCTTTTGGCCATCTCGTATGCTTCTTTATCATCTATGCCAGCAAATTTCTTAAAATAGGAGTGCTCATGTCTGAATGCAGTATCTTTTAATATTTTAAACCTCTCCACATACCACTGAAATATATTTTCTTCTGCTGCATCGACGTAAATAGAGAAGTCGAAAAAGTCAGACACTGAAATTTGGTCTACAGCTTTTTTATCTAATCGTTTTGGTGGTTGTAGAACATTAATTCCTTCTACAATTAATATATCTGGATTTTCAATGATTTGCTCTTTACCATTTATAACGTCA is a window from the Evansella cellulosilytica DSM 2522 genome containing:
- a CDS encoding LamB/YcsF family protein, which produces MKRIVDLNSDIGESFGAYKIGNDKEILQYITSANIACGYHAGDHNVIFETVKEAVKNGVALGAHPGLPDLVGFGRRKMDVTPNDVYNMVVYQVNAVQGFAQLFQHSLNHVKPHGALYNMAANDEQIASAIAKAVRDTNPSLYLFGLSGSALIKEGERIGLKTVEEVFADRTYNADGTLTPRSHPQATIEDPQKAIQQVISMVKNGTVLAVDGSEVPVQADSICVHGDGEHALIFVQHLRVALKRAGITVSYPGG
- the pxpB gene encoding 5-oxoprolinase subunit PxpB, translated to MFSYDVMPLGDKAIRVEIGKTISPEINSRVHRLASAFSTLKMKGVIELVPAYTTLTIYYNPLMISYLHLIDEIENQMNTLKSPAYLERKKVIIPVCYGGEKGPDLDYVANYHAITCEKVIEMHTKRNYLTYMVGFLPGFPYLGGMNKQLATPRKTKPRRSVAAGSVGIAGEQTGIYPIQSPGGWQIIGRTPVSLFNPTIKDPTLVKAGDYLVFKAVSETEYDTIKKAWEKGEYSPAILHERVDDL